CTTATATAAGATAATTTCAATATCTTGGTGGATCCAGAAAAAGCTAAAGTTTATGTAGAAACATAAAACCGTCTAATCTGCTTGAAATGGtctattttcatttctccTCTTATAGTCTCAGACCAAATCAAAAGTAAATCGAAATCGTTCtaaataattgtattaattctataatgaaattaatttaatttaaaatgaaagtaTTTTCCCATTAAAGCTGGATTCACTCTCTGGGATGTTTCTTCGTGTCTATTTCGTTTGCAATATACTGTAAAAGAATCACATTTGCTGGCAGGTGCAGTTACGACTACTTGGAAATCTCTGAACCAGACGCAGACGTGCCTGCTCGACGTCTGTGTCACGATTGGAGCGGCAAGCTCAAGCTTTTGCGGCACATAAGCAAAGGGTCAGAGCTGCAGCTGCTCTTTTCCTCTGATTACTCGCATCGCTTCGGAGGATTCAAGGCCCGCGTTTTCATGGAGAATGGTGAGTTCTGTTTTTGCAATATGCAGATGTAGTAAAATATCATCCTGGGAATATTTTATCATGAGAACTTATGAGATTTCCCCATTTTacagagcaaacaaaataactATTGTTTTTGCTACATTCCTACTATAAACCCTTGACACATTAAAACATAATGTGCGCTAACGCCACAAAGCCCCCCTTTGGTCAAAAACCTTTCCTGTGTACGTGTTGCAGACAAGTTTGAGTGTGCAGAGAGCCGAGAGATTAAGTACAACAGCTCGTGCTACCTGTTCATCGGATTCCCGGAGGTAACGTGGACCACAGCAAGACAAGTCTGCCGTGGCATCAATGTGAGTAAACTTCAAAGGAATCTGGATTACTGCTCAATTTGCCGAATCggatccaattttatttcctcttgattaaaaaagtgctCCATTGGAGAAATGGCTAGCAGCTTTTATTCCAAAGGGGAAATCTGCCTCGGAGGAATTCTAAATAAACGGCCGCAGTTGGCTTGTTTCCACGCTCGCCATTGATCAGCAGCCGCCTTTCATTCCTCCTCGGTGGTTCGGCGGGCTGCAAATTTGCACAAAGGACGAGATTGTAATTAGCAGATCCTGCCGATGAGATGTATATGCGGGCAGCCATCGACCGGATTCTTTTGATTGCAATCGATTTCAAAACCGTTTTCAGCGGTGAGAAAATGTGTAATTTCCCTAAATGGCATCGCAGGCGCCCGCTTGGACGCGATTAATTGGAATTGTGTGCGCAGCTGGGGTGCCCTATTTTTCACGGGCACGCGATGTAATTAAATGCGAGTGGTCCGCTCCGAGCTTTTTCACTCTGATGGATTAGCCAGCAATTCCATTTGCGCAAGTCCAACCTTTTATGAGGCAAAAATTACaagcacaattaaaattaccacTTAAACAGGaacttttgacaaaattttctacaaaacaaataatttattgctggttatttgttttaatgtgTTTCACGCAAAATTTCTTTGTTACACGAACTTCTTACCTATTTTCTGCgcaacaaattttgtaattattcgTTTTAGCTTTTacttattattgattttctttcaagaaagcaataaaacttCACCATTAAAAGTCAATCAATCATCTTCGTGACATTTTCTTGCAAAGAACGAGTATGCTCGCGACTGAACTTTGGTGCATGGATAATTACTCAAAACCAAGAAGGTGCCTAGACTTTAGGGTTGGGAAAGTTTAAATCTAATATATTAAGTAGAAACTGTTTTGTATTGAACAGattaaacagctgaaataaACCCTTGGTGAGTGTTTTACCACTATTAATTCCCGAGAATATTTCACCTCTGTGCGGTCGTGGTACTTATACTGAGTTTCAAAGCCGTTAACAAAACAATCAAGCTTCATAGACTGtatgaaatgaaaagcaatttaacggcctttctcattatttctgtaaaaaaagaatagggaattttaattgaaattccgcCAGAGAACAAAAGCCTTGGGCAGAACAAAGAGGCGAGCAGGAAGGAAGGAATCGAAAGTTTGCCCTTACGCGCATCTTTTGTCTCTCAGGTTTCTATTCATTAATTGTTTCATCAGCCGAAAACTCCACACAGGAGCGCGTTCATGAaagagataattaaaattctccttCCTTCTCTCTCCACGGTGGGATtaatttgaggaaattttcgagccgcaaataattacataatGCGTTTTTTGCAGGCTGAGCTAGCTAGCGTGCACGACAACGACGAACAATCTTTCCTCACGACAGCGTTGCGAAATTCAGAGCAATACTCAGCAAACTCTGTCTTTTGGCTCGGCGGCCGCTTAGAGGCAAACTCGACACAGCTGACTTGGTCTGACCAGAGTTTGGCCTCTTTCACGGGTATGACTTGAAAATGTAACCTTCCTTTTTTATGTAtctgattatttaaaaaaaacataataaagaAGATATAGTTTCAGCTGAGAACTGGCAATGATATGCATTTCTCACTTTTCCTTTTGCCTAATTcactttttatcattttttattttatctccttTGATGTTTTATGTTTCTTCTTATCATGTCAAagtacaaatattttacaaaatagcaattaaattattttatgtgatCATTTGTTGCTCACAACTTTTGCTAATAATTCCTCATCGACTGGTATTGCTTAGGTCAATTAATTAGAAGTTTGCTTTCACGTGAGTTATTGCATgtgacatttaattttgtcattagCTTGGCCTGCGGGCGTGCAGGCGAGCAGGGAGGACCGTTGTCTCGCGGTCGGATGGCAGACCGCACCCACAGTCGGATTATCCAGTGGCCTCTACTGGCAAGCACAAAGGTGTTCGCTTGTCGGCGGATTTGTCTGCCAACGCAGAATTCAAGGTAAGCAGCTTTTTAACAACAAGGCAGAGATAAATGTTTCCAAGTTTCTCTCTCTAAACACTACAtggctaaaatattattaatttaattttcgttggGATTATGTATTTATGAACAATCCTGtgaattagataaaatttatttatttttatcttcttcaaatttttctattaatttacaattttgttgcCTCATAATCAGATCTACCAGGCGCTCTGAGCACCAACAAAACGGTCGAGGGAACTTCTGGATTGCTGCAATCTCCAAATTTTCCTCAAGCCTATCCGGCCAACGTAGATTATTGGGTCAAAATCACTGCGCCAGCAAACTCAAGGCTTATTGTCTCATTCAAGAAGATTGATTTGGAGCCTCAGTCCGAGTGCCTGTATGATTTCATCGCGATGTGGAACTACGATGAGACCGAGCCAGCCGAAACTGTCTGTGGCACAAAAACAGAAGAAGAGCTCAAATTGTTAGTAGTTATATTCtcatcaatgaaaaaaatgaactaaaaattgTTCAGGTTTCGGTTCGTTTCGACAAGCAACCAGGTCTTGGTTCACTTCCGTTCGGACTTTTCAATCTCAGGGTCAGGATTTGAGCTAGAATGGAAGGCCGTCCCCTTGTTAGGCTGCCCAGAGCAGACCCTAATGGCCAATGAgggcaaatttaaatcaccaaACTTCCCCGACTTCCTGCTCACCAATTTAGATTgcacaatcaatattttagcGCCAGGTTGCTCCCTTGTGGTGGAAGAAATAAGcagacaataaaatttcaacattttcagaGAGAAAACGAGTTTGGTTCCACTTTGAAGAGTTTCACGTTGATCCGGAGTTCAGCAACGTGGAAATCTCGCTAGGCAACGGAGCCAACTTTCAGCCGTTTCAGCTCAAGGCCGTAGCAAGTGACGGCACATATCTGTCCGAGGGCGAGTCCCTGCAAATCAGGCTGAGAACCTCGGCCTCTGAAGCTGTGATGAAAAGTCGCGGGTTCAAAGCTGTCTATTGGGCGGGTAAGCGGATAGAATTCACAGGCAGGagatatttgttttgatttgaaaactTTTCAGTGGACCAAGTAGATGAGGAACAGTCAATATACATAGCCCCAAACCAAACGGCACTTCTGTTGCCCCTGAATTGGCCAGAGATGTCACCAGAATCTGAAGGGAACTTTCGATTTGCTCAAAAACtggtgaaatattaaaataaataattccagaTCGATATTAAGTAATCGTGTATTAGATCGCCCCAATGGGCTACACAATCAGACTGACGCTGTTTGGCCTGCAAGTGGCGCCAAAGGAAAGCGCCGAGTCTTGCTTGGAGGTGCAAGACTTTTACTCGGAGGCCAACGGCACTAGCTGGTCTCTTTGTCGTTTTGACAACGCCAGCACCCCAGTCACACTGACTTCGTACCTGAATATGCTGCTCATCACGCAGGGAGGCGGAGATCTCCTCAACGCCACGGTTTCAGTGGACAACGGTGGGAGTCATCACTGTTGAAAAATGCAGTTATTATTaactaaaacaattatttcaattccaGATTCTGGATTAAAACAGAAACTACTGCTGCCGTCCTTAGGCTCAGGAATAGACTCTTGCACGCCTGACCCGTGCCAAAACGGCGGCCATTGCATCGCAGCCAACAACAACAAGCACAAAAATCGGCCTAATGTGTGCCGGTGTCCAGGACATTTTACAGGTTGAAGAAAACATTATGCAATGCATGATAATTTTACGATAGCTGGGATCATttcaatcaaacaattttttggttaaaaataaaacggagcTATGTGATgggatattaattaaaatataaagatcTATTTATGattcagtttaaataaaattgaatatcttttacatcgatttaatttataatttttctacgCACGTGACATTATAAATTCTTATATCCAGGTCCGTTTTGCGCACTGACATTGTGTGACCTCTCGCCGTGCATGTTCGGCACGTGCGAACTGATTACGGGCAGCTTCAAGTGCAACTGCCAACCGGGCTACCGCGGCACAAACTGCGAACAAAAGCACCGGCCCTGTCTAGACAACCCATGCGAGGGGAGGGGGGACTGCTCTGAGCGTCCCGGAGGGGAAGGTTTCCTGTGCAGATGCCACGCTTGGTGGGAAGGTGAGTTTGTGTCAATCGTCTCATCAACGCCTGCAAACGCTGTTGGTGGGCATCCCGCTCGTCGAATGTGCgaagccggttgcatacacaTTTCTAGATCTGATCgatgtgcgtgtgtgttttcagGATCGCGATGTGAGCGTCGCATGATCAAAATTCCGTTCAAACCGCTGTCGGAGCGGATGCTGCAGGAGCCCTTTTGGTTAGGGTTGATCACTGTCATGATAGTGTTAGTTTGCATTGGCCTTGTGTGGTGTGCTAAACGACATTTCCCTGAGAAATTAGAGAAGTTGTTAGCGGAAGAGGCAGATCGTTCTAGACCTAGTaagaacaacaattttttactctatcTACTTCACTTTCTTGAATGCCACTTTTCTCTCTTAATCTTCAGTAGACAAAGAGTAGTTAGAGCTCTGCTAGTAACCTCTCTTTCTTTCCGTCTTTCTACTTTTGGgtgaaatttgcttttcaagCAGAATTCATCTCGTTGTTGGTAACTCGCTTTGGTTGATATTTACGCCGCTTTCGTATGCAAAACTAGGCTATGCCTTGTCTTCATCGGCGTCACTGTCCGCCCCTGGCGGCGCCGGTGGCATGGGCGTCGCCTGCAGCCCAGTCGGGGCGCCAAGGAACTCTCTGCTCGGCCGACTGGGCATCAGAAAGCCCTCGCTTCTCAGCCTAGCGCCATCCAGTCCCAAGGATGGCTCCGCCCCACGCACTTTCAGTCTAGATGACCTGCTCAGACGTAAGTATCGTGCTTTTGAAAATGCGGCGAGGACACTGGGTTGAATgttagaatttaataaaaataaatcatgccgTGTCATTTTGTATCGACTCGCTTTACACGGAAAAGGCTATGGTCACGcttgaatttttgctttcgGCTATTTTAGAATTGTATAGGATGATAATTAGCATTGAAAGCTGCATTTGTCACGGAATatagattaaattattgaaagtaCGATTCCTTAGAAAATTGTTACCTTTGGTGTATCttgtattgattttcaataccATCAGGAACCCCAAGTCCAAGAAAGAAACGAACCAATTCGACCCCAACGAGAAAGCCGcttgacaagaaaaaaattctgcagCAACTGGTCACGCCAACTGGCGGAGGCAGCACCATGTCAGTTAACTCGGCCGTTGAAGTCTCTAGAAAGGTGAAAtctctgttttaaaattaaatttttattgctttgtttATCTGCAGGTGAGTCTAGGTGAACTCATCCAGATGAGTGACAAAAATAGGCGGACCAAAAGTGAAGAAGGACCTTCCCCTGCAGAAGCCGAAACCTCCCTTGATGCAGACCCTAAATTGGAAAAGAAGGTTTgccaataatttgaatattttttcagagaagctcatatttattaaataagaatgaaaaatttcgttGATccatttgttaataaaaacgATTATTACATTTCCAGGTGACATTTGCCCGTCTTCTGGACAAAGTGTCAGCTGAAATGAGTTCTGGATCAGGCTCCGGTTCTCCTCCGTGTGGCAAAAAGCTGCACGCTCAAGGAGCAGTGTCTCAACCAGACAGTGGCAGTGAGGACGTGTCCACGACCTTCTCAGGGTCTGACCCAACACTACCCTGCACCAGTCGTCGCTTGCTACCAACGAAGAACACTCGTCTCTCTCGCATGTCCAGTGCAGACTCTATTCTTGCCATGTTCAGGTGAGAGGCACAACATTGCTGTCCACTGCCACGTGTGTCTAACCAAAACGTGTTCCTCTCAAATTCTCGCGCACTTCTAGAAGGTAGCCCAGATCGCGACGAAAATGAGCAAGGTCACTTGCTACTTCTCTGATTCTTTTgattgagaatattttttcatctctaTATCCCTCTCTTTGCTCTCGCacttgattggtcgattctcCTTCCATCTGCACTGCATTTCCTCTCCCTTGTATTGCGCTTAACAAAAATTGCGGATTTtgaactaaataattttcttgcagGACCACGTTCAACGCCAGATCATCGCAGCCATCAACACCGTCCAGCCCGCAGGATGTCAGCGCCGACGAATCGTCACCCGGTCCAACGCCTGCGTCGTCGAGCGCCCCTGACTCGCCCATGTCCATTCATCTCTCGACCATTGAAGTTCCAGTCATTAGCTCAGGTATGTGAAAACCAGTTAAATTAATCTGCTAAgcctaaattttaatgaatttaaaaatacctctGCGAGAAAAAAGGATGATCCTTAAATtcacatttcctttttttataaattttgattagatCTGTTTGAAATTCTGCTATTGATTTTGAGGTTAGAGTTGAGCAActggttcatttttttttcaaaaattgcatatcaagcatatcaattaaatttttgtaggaAAAGCATGTTCCTTTATTTCTAAACATTGATGCCAGTTGGCTGAGAGCTGTGCTATgcacattttcttttattaattttgatgtaaaatttttttgctacgctaatttatataaaaaaaacatggcAAAAAATCCACTAATATTGTATATTTggtgtaattattttgattcgaTTTCTCATTGTACTTACAGGTGGGAACAGTTCATCCCTGCAGCATCCACCGACCATCCTACTTGAAATTCCCACCATCGAGTACGGGAAATGCTTGTCGCCGATCAAAGAGGTGCCAACCCCGATCCCGTCGCCAGCGCCAACTCCCTTGCTCGCACCCCGGCGCAACAACAGCAAAGAGCGCGTTGATGAGGACGAGGCCCTGCGCATCGAAGTGCTAAACCCCAGTCCAGTCACTTCGCCATCGTCCACAACGTCCAAATCCCTACCGATGACCACCTATCCGGCCCTCCTTTCGCCCAGCAGTGCCAAACTGCCGAAGAACAAACCCCCTACCAGTTTGCAGATCCCCACCATCTGTTTCCCAGACGACGACTCGCCGGTCAATCCCGTCGTCATCCCGATTCTTACCGTGCAGACGCCGTCGCCACCAGCACCAATGCCAACGGGGTCCCCGCCCCCGCACAGCAAACGCGGCCTCTCCTCCAAAAAGCTCCTGCGTGACCTGATGGCCGACAAACCTGGTTCTCTGGAGCTGCCGGGCGCCCCTCCCGTCATCACCATCACCAACACCCTGAGCGAGATAGAGAGCGACATTGACACGCCGGCCGTGGGCGCCAAGGCAGCCGTTCAGGGGCCAATGTGCTTCCTCAGCCCGTTCGCCATCAAGGGCGCGGACCACCGCACCGCCAGCGAGTCCAACCTGAGCTCGTCAGGGTACAGCTCGATGGCGAGTCCGGGACCGTCACGCTGCGGCTCCAGCAACCCCCTGTGCCCCTCCGAGCCAGAGGAAATCCTCACCCCTGCGGAACGGGGCCGAGAGGGGCCTGCGCCACCTCCGAGGAAGCCGTCCCCCCTGCTGCGGACCCCGGCCATCCAGCCACCGGAAGCTCAAGAGGCTTGCCCTGAATCCAACGATGAGGGCTTCGGCACCGACCACCTGGAAGAATGCAAACTTAAGCTGCCGTCCATTGTGGTTGAGACTGCCGAAGGCGGTGCACTCCTAAGCCCCGTCAGCTCGCGCAGCGAGAGTCCCCTGAGCGACAGAGTGACAGGCATGGACCGATTCTCGCCCCTGTTTTACCACAAATCAGAGCTTCCGTACACGGACTCGGACGGCCTGTACGACTGTCCGAGTTCGGAGGTGGCCAGCGGCAAGCAGAAGATTGGCGGCAGCCAAAAGAAGAAGGTGCGTCGGCCGAGCTCGGCGTCCCTGGTTTCCGCCAGGGGCGGCTCGACGCTGGGCGGTTTGCTGGAAGTGCCGTCGGCCAAGGAGCCGTCCTTCTCCTTACAAAGGTGCCACAGAAAAAGTCCTAAACGCCGCGCAGCGCGTATTGCACCTCCTAGTAGCTCCTCCTCCTCAGAAAGTTTGAATTCGTTCAGGTGAGATTAGCGGTGCGCCCTTTGTTGTTTCTGGCTTGTACCTATAACTAACTTTAAACACCTTTTATAATATACTGTTGATAAAGTTgtacatttccatttttaccaTATACAATATTTTAGCACTTATATTTTTAGCATATTTTCATGGCCCTGATTTTCgctgttgaaaataaagttcaacattcaaaatttattcttgttgGGACTTGCAATCCAGGTGAgcaagaatataattttatttttgaagttttgaGTACAAAAGTGATTTTTGTATGTCTCTCAATCCAAAATagatagtttattttttaatcatttaatttacacacatttttaagcatttcttACAATTGAGTTGAAAGATCACTAAACGTGTTTCACGCAAAAACTGGGGCCTACAATATATATAATCCACCCttctgctctttttatctTCCTCTATTGGACCCAAAAGCCAGCACCAACAAATGTACATGTCAGTGCACGTGAACccatagaaaataaaactgctttGAAACTCAAATACAAACCAAAAGCGGTTGTCTGCACGAGCCCTTTTAGGAATGTGATCTCCCTAATAGTGAAGTTCTGCTTTGGGTGTGCTTCTCGCTTTGAACGTTTATAGCGCTCTGGTGTCGCGATAGTATAGTGGAGGAAACGTGTTTTAAATCGCAGGGGCAACAGAAGCAGTCCAGCTAAAAGAGCCAAAGACGCCACCAGCCCGAGCAAGGTGTCCAAGGCAGTCGCTGAAAAAGCTGCTGCCGAGGTGCGGGTAACTATTGAATTCATTCGTTTGAAACAccgttttcaattattttattcttgtccAGAAGTGTTCGGTTCTTGAAGGAGCTCAGTTGTGGTTCACGAAGATTGAATTGAttactgaaatttgatgattaaGTAATATTTTCGAGTTTTTCTTAACATGTAATGTAGAACTAAATGCTAATTTTGATATTCACAACTAAACTGTGTAGTATTATAGAGGCTTCAACCTGAGTATCATGTATAAATTGATTATCACGCCCTGCTGCATTTACTCGCGCTTTCGCTTATGGTTGAATATGACTCAATTATTTCacgttaaaatttgtacaGGAATCATCTTCCAAAGATGACCAGACGGGTGACAACAATAAACTTTGGAACGGTCCTCCGTCAACGTCGGTGACGCGGGTGGCGAGGAAAATATCAAGACTGAAAACAATTAGCCATCAAATAAGGTGAAATTATGATCCGTATTGCCAAATTTCCAACCCTTACAAAAATTAGGTCCAAACTTTTCtcgtgagaaaaaaatcaattctcatttaagtttttaactGCACTGCTAATTCAtaagaaaaaatcagtttGGGAATGATCAGTTTGCAACCCATATtcggtaaaaaaatatgtagcaCCCCCGCACCTTTTAGAAACCCCACGAGCACCACGTGTTTGTATGTGAGGAAACTAAAGGAGCGATTGTCGGTCATTAACGGCGACAGTCTTTCCTCCGCTCAGGTTCCTGCGGCGACTGGAGCTGAGCATACGCCGGCGCGACGACCCGCAGCAGCAGACCCCGACGGACAACAGCGTGGACACCGAGCTGTCCTCTTCCGCGTCCAGTCCGACCCTGCCGACTGCGCCGGCCGCCTCCATATTGCGCATGaaagcgcgcgcgctcgcccgCCGGCAGATCCCCACGCGGATCCACTCGCGCTGCGAACTTGCCACCTTCCTGCTCGGCGGCCAAACCCACCAGGACTCGGACTGAGCGACACTGAAAACGAATGTTTGGTCTAAAGGTTTTATTTCCGTGTTCACTTTGATATTTACCACTTCACCATGCTCTTGGGTGGTTTTTACTCTAAATAGATCCGGCGGGCAGAGGAGGGGAACTTTTCATGAAGtatgttgtttaaatttaatgcattttgtttttcacaattaaatGTCGAAGACTTTTTATCCGAAAAGATCGCAAAACCTAATGCCACCAACctcaaataaataagcttTTCCTGTTGCAACATCTGTGAGGCATAAagattttccacttttatgGTGAGTCAATTTCTGCTgctcttaatttttatgggAGATTATCCATTCCAATATTCAACTTTTTTACTACATAAACCCAAAcgtttttatattaaactttttaaattattaatggttttgaatttcatctCGATCACAAATGTTCTTTTTACGATGATGGCATGGAAGATGTGGATTATATGTACATATTAATTATGGATATCAATGCTTGAAATTAGTTTATGGTGTACAAATATAGTCTTGATGATGACAGAAGAGCTCAAAAAATGCTCATAACAAGACAGGACACTGTGgaaattagttaaaaactggaagaggattgatatttttgtaaacaaatatGAATGGAATTATATTGTACTCTGATCAAAACGAACGCAGATATTTTAAGCAAGTTTGACTGCGCTGAGGCTTattgttctattttttctggaaagaGATAGAGACAAGATGTTTGTGTTATGATTTTGCTCACAAAATTGTACGAGTGATATCATTAAATTGTCTCTAGAGctaattaataagaaaatactCGAACGACTGCGCATACCCTGCAATAAAATCTCATGATTATTCTGATGCtgggaacaaaataaatgggaATCAagcaaagcaattttaaaagcagatgGGAAATTCTAAAGGAAACCTTGATGGAGAAACGTTGCTATTTTACACAGTGTTGACttcacttttgaaattttgagacGGCATTTTCTAACCGACAAAAACCATTCTGCGCCAAGTGTAACTCTGAAGTGCTCTGAATAAT
The nucleotide sequence above comes from Cloeon dipterum chromosome X, ieCloDipt1.1, whole genome shotgun sequence. Encoded proteins:
- the LOC135946802 gene encoding uncharacterized protein LOC135946802 isoform X8 → MLLGAVSLLLVGPVLVAAAPAAPWPTKEPLTAVPDDVCREDKDNSVGAGPATALRLALNHPLFDWKKGLVAGITYQVHVELQKRTDRPLMLLLQLSDGSLASFETKQDKLWPACGDGVLVNVPPDAQHIRVAFTFSQAPPTAKNVTFRASLFEAKSPLDRRHLIAAARVENLLIPGCALTSLTDHGNMSWTALEGASALHYDCHFTIPKPPLRRGLVVTLKRLNIAGAPGNCQDGYLQVGDGHTLCGKLEELRGTSIYLPEPEGAGLEIRVHAATQRGHPVQFEFSFRAVDACYNLTLTKQNSTFVSQVTADLSCSVRLHVAYGYRVALSLELRPAEHNDVLESSEGDIWDEVVLDDEYNNEEEILCPGLQIRVSGPDGEYWSQCASQVGPVVRLIGRSNQLQVSVTTVSSLDTIAQLHLRYFSIARPELTDDCPGYGWVGLSESSCALPLMDRALPWAQAAKECTRKGAHLVSVNSAQVQANLDNILKLSPGFSDEGAFWLGASDRIREGSFRWTDGQPLSYFNWFPGWPEFAQYNKQPSDDGLSEQDCIEMRRSFLVPSSTLPGSVSPTLRMTPTLMWNDRDCGASNLFVCEIQKTGVAESSESKTPATPRREESCNRNITLGRDLGLSPSAVVTSPGFPHSYPDNARCLTRVFAPPGHHVVIDFEELVLEKEPMCSYDYLEISEPDADVPARRLCHDWSGKLKLLRHISKGSELQLLFSSDYSHRFGGFKARVFMENDKFECAESREIKYNSSCYLFIGFPEVTWTTARQVCRGINAELASVHDNDEQSFLTTALRNSEQYSANSVFWLGGRLEANSTQLTWSDQSLASFTAWPAGVQASREDRCLAVGWQTAPTVGLSSGLYWQAQRCSLVGGFVCQRRIQDLPGALSTNKTVEGTSGLLQSPNFPQAYPANVDYWVKITAPANSRLIVSFKKIDLEPQSECLYDFIAMWNYDETEPAETVCGTKTEEELKLFRFVSTSNQVLVHFRSDFSISGSGFELEWKAVPLLGCPEQTLMANEGKFKSPNFPDFLLTNLDCTINILAPERKRVWFHFEEFHVDPEFSNVEISLGNGANFQPFQLKAVASDGTYLSEGESLQIRLRTSASEAVMKSRGFKAVYWAVDQVDEEQSIYIAPNQTALLLPLNWPEMSPESEGNFRFAQKLIAPMGYTIRLTLFGLQVAPKESAESCLEVQDFYSEANGTSWSLCRFDNASTPVTLTSYLNMLLITQGGGDLLNATVSVDNDSGLKQKLLLPSLGSGIDSCTPDPCQNGGHCIAANNNKHKNRPNVCRCPGHFTGPFCALTLCDLSPCMFGTCELITGSFKCNCQPGYRGTNCEQKHRPCLDNPCEGRGDCSERPGGEGFLCRCHAWWEGSRCERRMIKIPFKPLSERMLQEPFWLGLITVMIVLVCIGLVWCAKRHFPEKLEKLLAEEADRSRPRTPSPRKKRTNSTPTRKPLDKKKILQQLVTPTGGGSTMSVNSAVEVSRKVSLGELIQMSDKNRRTKSEEGPSPAEAETSLDADPKLEKKVTFARLLDKVSAEMSSGSGSGSPPCGKKLHAQGAVSQPDSGSEDVSTTFSGSDPTLPCTSRRLLPTKNTRLSRMSSADSILAMFRTTFNARSSQPSTPSSPQDVSADESSPGPTPASSSAPDSPMSIHLSTIEVPVISSGGNSSSLQHPPTILLEIPTIEYGKCLSPIKEVPTPIPSPAPTPLLAPRRNNSKERVDEDEALRIEVLNPSPVTSPSSTTSKSLPMTTYPALLSPSSAKLPKNKPPTSLQIPTICFPDDDSPVNPVVIPILTVQTPSPPAPMPTGSPPPHSKRGLSSKKLLRDLMADKPGSLELPGAPPVITITNTLSEIESDIDTPAVGAKAAVQGPMCFLSPFAIKGADHRTASESNLSSSGYSSMASPGPSRCGSSNPLCPSEPEEILTPAERGREGPAPPPRKPSPLLRTPAIQPPEAQEACPESNDEGFGTDHLEECKLKLPSIVVETAEGGALLSPVSSRSESPLSDRVTGMDRFSPLFYHKSELPYTDSDGLYDCPSSEVASGKQKIGGSQKKKVRRPSSASLVSARGGSTLGGLLEVPSAKEPSFSLQRCHRKSPKRRAARIAPPSSSSSSESLNSFRGNRSSPAKRAKDATSPSKVSKAVAEKAAAEVRESSSKDDQTGDNNKLWNGPPSTSVTRVARKISRLKTISHQISLSSAQVPAATGAEHTPARRPAAADPDGQQRGHRAVLFRVQSDPADCAGRLHIAHESARARPPADPHADPLALRTCHLPARRPNPPGLGLSDTENECLV